The sequence below is a genomic window from Streptomyces sp. NBC_00582.
ATCGCCGCTCCACCTCCTCGTGGAATCGATTACATCGCTGTGTAGGGAGGATTGGAATCGATTACACGGGTGTTAATCAAGACTCCGGCGTGGCTGAAACCGATTCGTGATGAACGGAGGGGCTGGTCGGGGCCGGCCTCGTCGTCGCGAGCCCGCCGTCCCCGGCGTCCTGCACGGCGACCGCCCTCGCGGCGTCACCGGCCATGTGGTCGGCACCTGTGTGACGATCGCCGAGAACTGACGCCCCACGGCAATGTCGGTGCCGGGCGGTACCGTCGGACCATGACCGATCAGGCGGGGGCCTCCCCGGCGGGGGAGCGGCGGCTCGCGACGCTGGAAGGCGTGCTCGAACGCATCACGTACGCCAACGAGGAGAACGGCTACACGGTGGCCCGGGTCGACACCGGCCGGGGCGCCGGCGATCTGCTCACCGTCGTGGGCGCGCTGCTCGGCGCCCAGGTCGGCGAGTCGCTGCGGATGGAGGGCCGCTGGGGCTCGCATCCGCAGTACGGCAAGCAGTTCACCGTGGAGAACTACACCACCGTCCTGCCGGCCACCGTCCAGGGCATCCGCCGCTACCTGGGATCCGGCCTGGTCAAGGGCATCGGCCCGGTCTTCGCCGACCGCATCACCCAGCACTTCGGCGTCGACACCCTGACGGTCATCGAGGAGGAGCCGAAGCGCCTGATCGAGGTCCCCGGCCTCGGCCCGAAGCGCACGAAGAAGATCGCCGACGCCTGGGAGGAGCAGAAGGCGATCAAGGAGGTCATGCTGTTCCTCCAGACCGTCGAGGTGTCCACCTCCATCGCGGTCCGGATCTACAAGAAGTACGGCGACGCGTCGATCTCCGTCGTGAAGAATCAGCCGTACCGGCTGGCCGCCGACGTCTGGGGCATCGGCTTCCTCACCGCCGACAAGATCGCCCAGTCGGTCGGCATCCCGCACGACAGCCCGGAGCGCGTGAAGGCGGGTCTGCAGTACGCGCTGTCCCAGTCCGCCGACCAGGGCCACTGCTATCTCCCCGAGGAGCGGCTGATCGCCGACGCGGTCAAGCTGCTCCAGGTCGACACCGGCCTGGTCATCGAGTGCCTGGCCGAACTGGCCCTGCCGGACGAGGACACCGGCGAGTCGGGCGTCGTACGGGAGAAGGTGCCCGGTGAGCACGGCGAGGAGGTCACCGCGGTCTATCTCGTTCCCTTCCACCGCGCCGAACTCTCCCTCTCCGCCCAGGTGCTGCGCCTGCTGCGCACGGAGGAGGACCGGATGCCCGGATTCCACGAGGTGGCGTGGGAGAAGGCGCTGGGCTGGCTGAAGGGCCGTACCGGCGCCGATCTCGCGCCCGAGCAGGAGGCGGCCGTGCGGCTCGCGCTGACCGAGAAGGTCGCCGTGCTCACCGGCGGCCCCGGCTGCGGCAAGTCCTTCACCGTGCGCTCGATCGTGGAGCTGGCCCGCGCCAAGAAGGCCAAGGTGGTGCTGGCCGCGCCCACCGGCCGCGCCGCCAAGCGCCTGGCCGAGCTGACGGGCGCCGAGGCGTCCACGGTCCACCGGCTGCTGGAGCTCAAGCCCGGCGGCGACGCGGCCTACGACCGGGACCGCCCGCTCGACGCCGACCTGGTCGTCGTCGACGAGGCGTCGATGCTGGATCTGCTCCTGGCCAACAAGCTGGTGAAGGCCGTGCCGCCGGGCGCCCACCTGCTGTTCGTCGGGGACGTCGACCAGCTCCCGAGCGTCGGTGCGGGCGAGGTGCTGCGCGATCTGCTCGCCGACGACAGCCCGGTCCCGGCCGTGCGCCTCACGCGCGTGTTCCGTCAGGCCCAGCAGTCCGGCGTGGTGACGAACGCCCACCGGATCAACGCCGGGCAGCATCCGGTGACCGACGGCATGAAGGACTTCTTCCTGTTCGTCGAGGACGACACCGAGGAGGCCGGCCGGCTCACCGTGGACGTGGCCGCCCGCCGTATCCCGGCGAAGTTCGGCCTGGACCCGCGCCGGGACGTGCAGGTGCTCGCGCCCATGCACCGCGGCCCGGCCGGCGCCGGCACGCTCAACGGCCTGCTCCAGCAGGCCATCACCCCCGGCCGGCCCGACCTGGCGGAGAAGCGGTTCGGCGGCCGGGTCTTCCGTGTCGGCGACAAGGTCACGCAGATCCGCAACAATTACGAGAAGGGGAAGAACGGTGTCTTCAACGGCACCGTGGGCGTGGTCACCTCGCTCGATCCGGTCGACCAGCGCCTCACGGTACTGACGGACGAGGACGAGGAGGTTCCCTACGAGTTCGACGAACTGGACGAACTGGCCCACGCGTACGCGGTGACGATCCACCGTTCACAGGGAAGTGAATATCCCGCCGTGGTGATCCCCGTCACCACGGGAGCATGGATGATGCTCCAGCGGAACCTGTTGTATACGGCCGTCACCCGCGCGAAGCGTCTCGTCGTCCTCGTCGGCTCGCGCAAGGCGATCGGCCAGGCGGTGCGCACGGTCTCGGCGGGCCGCCGCTGTACGGCCCTCGATTTCCGGCTTGCGGGCCGGTGACCGTGCCGTTCTCGAACGCATCACAAAAAATGATCGATCAAATGAGTCGCAAAGGTCACAGAGCACTTCCCCCACCGTGACGAAGGCGGCAGTATGAGCAAGTTGGCGGCACTGAGTGCCGTCGATAAGCCCAATGGTCGACCCCGAGTGCACTCTCCTGCGCCAAATGGGGGAGGGTGGAGACAGTCAGGGCAACCTCGAAGAAGAGGCACAACGTCGGTGAGGGATGACGTGAGCGACAACTCTGTAGTACTGCGGTACGGCGACGGCGAGTACACCTACCCGGTGATCGACAGCACCGTCGGCGACAAGGGCTTCGACATCGGGAAGCTCCGCGCCCAGACCGGTCTGGTGACCCTGGACAGCGGCTACGGCAACACCGCCGCCTATAAATCCGCCATCACGTACCTCGACGGCGAGCAGGGCATCCTCCGGTACCGCGGCTACCCGATCGAGCAGCTCGCGGAGCGGTCGACCTTCCTGGAGGTCGCCTACCTGCTGATCAACGGCGAGCTGCCGACGGTCGACGAGCTGAGCGTCTTCAAGAACGACATCACGCAGCACACCCTGCTGCACGAGGACGTCAAGAACTTCTACAAGGGCTTCCCGCGCGACGCCCACCCGATGGCGATGCTGTCCTCGGTGGTCTCCGCGCTGTCCACCTTCTACCAGGACAGCCACAACCCGTTCGACGAGAAGCAGCGCAACCTCTCCACGATCCGTCTGCTCGCCAAGCTTCCGACGATCGCCGCGTACGCGTACAAGAAGTCGATCGGTCACCCGTTCGTCTACCCGCGCAACGACCTCGGTTACGTCGAGAACTTCCTGCGGATGACCTTCTCGGTCCCGGCGCAGGAGTACGAGCTGGACCCGGTCGTCGTCTCCGCCCTGGACAAGCTCCTCATCCTGCACGCGGACCACGAGCAGAACTGTTCGACCTCCACGGTCCGCCTCGTCGGCTCGTCCCAGGCGAACATGTTCGCCTCCATCTCGGCCGGCATCAACGCCCTCTGGGGCCCGCTGCACGGCGGCGCCAACCAGTCCGTGCTGGAGATGCTCGAGGGCATCCAGGCGGGCGGCGGCGATGTCGACTCCTTCATCTCCAAGGTGAAGAACAAGGAGGACGGCGTCCGCCTGATGGGCTTCGGCCACCGGGTGTACAAGTCCTTCGACCCGCGCGCCAAGATCATCAAGGCGGCGGCGCACGATGTCCTCTCGGCGCTCGGCAAGTCCGACGAGCTGCTGGACATCGCCCTGAAGCTCGAGGAGCACGCGCTCTCCGACGACTACTTCGTCTCGCGCAACCTGTACCCGAACGTGGACTTCTACACGGGTCTGATCTACCGCGCGATGGGCTTCCCGACCGAGATGTTCACGGTGCTGTTCGCCCTCGGCCGCCTTCCGGGCTGGATCGCCCAGTGGCACGAGATGATCAAGGAGCCCGGCTCCCGCATCGGTCGCCCCCGCCAGATCTACACCGGCGTGGTCGAGCGCGACTTCGTGCCGGTCGAAGAGCGCTGACGCCTCCGGCGGGGGGCCGCAGGGTTCCCCGCCGCCGGTTCGTCCGTCATGTGCGGGTGCGTGGGGGCCGTTCGCGCAGTTCCCCGCGCCCCTTGGGTGGCGCGACTGGTCCTGCGTCAGGGGCGCGGGGTATTGCGCGACCAGCCACCGCGTACCCGCACCCGAAGTCAGCCCAAGCCGCCCGCACAGGCAAACCCAAGCCGCCCGCACAGGCACTGCACAGGCAAAGCGGAAGGCGCCCTGACGTCAGTCCCCCCACGGGCCGACGACCAGGGCGCCTTCCCATGTCCCGGTGCGGATTCCCCCCACGGGATCCGGCCGGGCGTTTCAGAGGACAGCGCCTGAATTCGCTGTGTCGATGTGCGGTTGTTGTGCGGTTGTCGTGCCTACGGTTGAGCACAACGAGCAGAACTCGCCGTACTACCGCATGTGCGATCTGCCGGGACGCGCACGCTGGGAGGGCCGCTCAAAGCTTCCCGGTGTACGTGCCCCGGCAACGCATCTCTGAGGAAGTCCCCCAAGACATTCCCCAGATGCCGGTCCGCGCCCCCCAAGACGCTTTCCGACACCGTCAACTTAGACCTTCGAACCCCTTCGGTGGTTACGTTCACATCACTGTGATCTGTGTCTCTTGCATATGTCCGTTAGATGCGCAAGAGCCCGGATACAGCGAGCGAGGCCCAAGCGTAAGGATGATGCGCGAGCCTTGTGAAGAGCTTATGTGAGGCTCGCGCAGGACTCCAGGGGGTCTCAGTCAAAGGTGCGCAACCTGAGACTGTTCGTCACGACGAACACCGAGGAGAAGGCCATCGTCGCCCCCGCGATCATCGGGTTGAGCAGTCCGGCGGCGGCCAGCGGCAGCGCGGCCACGTTGTATCCGAACGCCCATACGAGATTTCCCTTGATCGTGGCGAGGGTCCGCCGGGACAGCCGGATGGCGTCCGCCGCCACCCGCAGGTCCCCGCGCACCAGCGTCAGATCGCTCGCCTCGATCGCCGCGTCCGTCCCGGTGCCCATGGCCAGCCCCAGATCGGCGGTGGCGAGGGCGGCCGCGTCGTTGACGCCGTCGCCGACCATCGCGACGACCCGCCCCTCGCCCTGCAGCCGCCGTACGACGTCGACCTTGTCCTCGGGCAGCACCTCGGCGATCACCTCGTCGATCCCGACGGCCTCCGCGACCGCCTCGGCCACCGCCCGGTTGTCGCCGGTCAGCAGCACCGGGGTGAGCCCCAGCGCGCGCAGTTCCCGTACCGCCTCGGCGCTGGTCTCCTTGATCGCGTCGGCGACCACGAGGATCCCGCGCGCCTGTCCGTCCCAGCCGACGACGACGGCCGTACGACCGCCCCGCTCGGCCTCGTCCTTGGCGCGGGCCAGCTCCCGCGGAAGGTCCTCGAAGAGCCGCCCCACGGCCACCTCGCGCCCCTCCACGCGCCCTCGTACGCCCCGCCCGGGCACGTTCTCGAAGTGTTCGGCGGCCAGGGGCGGTTCCCCGGTCCGCTCCTCGGCGCCCGCGGCCACCGCACGGGCGACCGGGTGCTCGGAGGCGTGCTCCAGGGCGCCCGCGAGCCGCAGCAGTTCGGTCTCGTCCGTGCCGTCCGCGACATGGACGTCCTGGAGGGTCATCCGGCCGGTGGTGACGGTGCCGGTCTTGTCGAGGACGACGGTGTCGACGCGGCGGGTGGACTCCAGGACCTCGGGTCCCTTGATGAGGATGCCGAGCTGGGCGCCGCGCCCGGTGCCGACGAGGAGGGCCGTGGGGGTGGCGAGGCCGAGCGCGCACGGGCAGGCGATGATCAGCACGGCGACGGCCGCGGTGAACGCGGCGACGGTGTCCCCGGTGGCGCCGAGCCAGCCGCCGAAGGTGGCGGTCGCGATGACCAGCACCACGGGCACGAACACCCCCGCGATCCGGTCGGTGAGCCGCTGCACCTCGGCCTTGCCGTTCTGCGCGTCCTCGACGAGCCGTGCCATCCGGGCGAGCCGGGTGTCGGCGCCGACCCGGGTCGCCTCGACGACGAGCCGCCCGCCGGCGTTCACGGTCGCGCCGGTGACGAGGCCGCCCGGTCCGACGTCCACCGGGACGGACTCACCGGTCAGCATCGACGCGTCGACCGCCGAGACGCCCTCGACGACCGTGCCGTCGGTGGCGATCTTCTCCCCGGGCCGTACGACGAACCGGTCCCCCACCGCCAGCCGGTCGGCCGGGATCCGGGTCTCCCGCCCGTCGCGCAGCACGGAGACGTCCTTGGCGCCCAGCTCCATCAGCGCCCTGAGCGCCGCCCCCGCCTGCCGCTTGGAGCGGGCCTCCAGATAGCGGCCGAGCAGGATGAACGCGGTGACTCCGGCGGCGACCTCGAGATAGATCGCGGAGGCGCCGTCCGTGCGGGAGACGGTGAGCTCGAACGGGTGCCGCATACCGGGCATGCCCGCGTCCCCGAGGAACAGCGCCCACAGCGACCAGCCGAAGGCGGCCAGCGTGCCCACGGAGACGAGCGTGTCCATGGTCGCGGTGCCGTGCCGCAGGTTCGTCCAGGCGGCCCGGTGGATCGGCCAGGCCCCCCAGACGACGACGGGCGCGGCGAGCGTCAGCGAGAGCCACTGCCAGAAGTCGAACTGGAGCGACGGGACCATCGCGAGCAGCACGACGGGCGCCGAGAGGAGGACGGAGACGAGGAGCCGGTGCCGCAGGGCCGAGAGTTCGGGGTCCTCGCCGTCGTCCGCCGGTTCGGGCTCGGCGCGGACGGGTTCCTCGGCGGTGTACCCCGTCTTGACGACGGTCGCGATCAGATCGGCTACCTCGGTCCCCGGGGGATAGCTGACCTTGGCCTTCTCGGTGGCGTAGTTGACCGTCGCGGTCACGCCGTCCATCCGGTTGAGTTTCCTCTCCACGCGGGACGCGCAGGAGGCGCAGGTCATCCCGCCGATCAGCAGTTCGACCTCGGTGGTCGGGGCGGCTATCGGCGCTTCGGTGGCGGTGCTGCTCGTCATGGTCGTGGGGGTGGTCCGGTCAGGCCCGGCCGGCCAGCTCGAAACCGGCCTCGTCGACGGCCGCGCGGACGGCCTCGTCGTCGAGGTCGGTCGCGGAGACGACGGTCACCTCGCCGGTGGCGGCGACCGCCTTGACCGAGGTGACCCCGGGCAGTTCCGAGATCTCGCCGGAGACGGCGCCCTCACAGTGGCCGCAGCTCATGCCGGTCACCTGGTAGACGGTGGTGACGGAGCCCGCGGTGTCGGTCTGAGCGGTCATGTCGTTCTCCTAGGGGAGGCGGATGGGGCCGAGGGGGACCAGAGAGGTCTCCCAGTAACCCCACACTATACCCCTAGGGGGTATTTCTCCAAGAAGGGTCCTGGCGTGCCAGCGAGCGCACCCAGGCCACCCCGAACAGGGCCACCAGCGCCGTTCCGCCGACCGAGAACAGCGTGAACAGATGCTGCTGTTCCGTGGTCGGCCGGGGCAGGTACCCCTCGGCGAAGAGCCGCCTGTCCAGACCGCCGGCGGTCATGCGGGCCACCAGCCAGATCGCGATCCCGTGTGTGGAGTCCCACAGAGCGTGCAGCAGCGCGACGCCGGCATACGTGCCGACGACGGGCGCGGCGAACGGGAAGCGCCCGTTCGGCCGCCGGTACTCCAGGAGGACCCCACCCGCGACCGCCGTCCACAGCCCGTGTCCGAGCGGGGCGAGCACACCGCGCAGGATCTCGGTCTCGAGCAGCGCGCCGAGATCGACGCCGACGGTCGAGACGGCCGCGTCGAAGGCGTATCCGGCGCTCTCCAGGGCCGCGAAGCCGAAGCCGACGGCCGCGCCCAGCACCACCCCCGCCCGCAGCCCGCGCAGCCGGGTCTGCCGGCGCAGCACGAACATCAGCGCGCCGAGCTTCGCCGCCTCCTCGATCAGCCCCACGCCGACGAACATCCACAGCGAGGGGTGCAGCAGATGGGACTCCATCGCCGAAGCGCCCAGCACCCCCAGCGTGCCGCCGGTCAGGAAGCAGCCCAGGATCAGGCCGACGCCCAGGTTGCGGCCGTGCCGCTCGTACGCCCACAGCACGAAGGAGACCGGGACGAGGAAACTGCCGAGCAGGATCAGGGTCGGCAGCAGGGTGGTGTCGGCCGTGGCGTAGGTGACCAGTGCGGTGAGCGCCCACAGCAGCAGCCCGCCGCCCAGGCAGCGCTTCCACAGCCCGGGCCGGATCCGCGGGGACGACGGAGGGGGTTGCTGCGGTCCGGGGATGCGCGCCCGGGGAGCGCCGGGCGGCGGAGAGTGGGTCACGGCAAATCCCCTCGTCGTCAAGGGTCCTCCGGGCGGGGTGATCACCCGGAGCGGATTTACCGGCACTTTATGTAGGTATGTCCCGGCCCGCAGTCCGGGACGGTCGTCCGGGGGGCTACGAGGTGGGGGTGGTCGCGGGGGTCCGGCCGAGGCGGTCGCCGACCAGTGGCTGGAGGTAGCGGATCAGGACGCTCTTCAGCTCCTGGACGTACGCCTCGCGCTCGGCGCCCTCATGGCCGAGGACCAGCTCCAGGCCCGCCTTGTACAGGCCGAGGCACATGTGGGCGGTGCGGGTGAGGTCGGCGGGCGGGGCGTCGGGCAGGAGCGATGCGAGCAGCCCCTCGATACGGGCGAGCAGCGTCGCGTGGAGCGCGTCGTGCTCCTCGCTGATGAGGCCGGGGATGTCGGGGCCGTGCATCAGGGCGAAGAACACCGGGTGGTCGCAGTTGAAGGCGATGAACCGGTCGACGGCCGCGCCGACCGCCTCCTCCAGCGGAGTGGCCGGGTCGACCGGGGCGAGCGCCTCGCCGTAGGCCTCCCGCATCTGGTGCATGAGCCGGTCGCCCAGCTCGATGGCGATCGCTTCCTTGTTCGGGAAGAACTGGTACAGCGTGCCGGGGGAGACGCCGGCCTCACGGGCGATCGCGTTGGTGCTGGCGGCGGTGTAGCCGGTGGTGGTGAACACGGTGGCCGCGGCCTCCAGCAGCTGCGCGATGCGCCGCTCCCCGCGCGCCTGACGGCGGCGCGGCTGTTCCTTCGCCTGGTTCTCGGGCACGCGGTTATCCCCAGCTCTTCGGACGCTGTTGACAAACACGAGAGGTCGCTCGCATTCTGGGACCAGAAACGCGAGCACTCTCTCGTGTTTTCAATTCTACGGTTTTCACGACTGCTTGCAGGGTGAAGGGGACACCGCACGATGACCGAAGTCAACAGCCCACCCCGTCCCGGAGGGTGGACCCGCTTCGTGACCGCCCGCCCCAGGCTGACGCTCCTCGCGGCCCTGGTGCTCACCCTGCTCGCGGTGCTGGCCGGCGGCGGGGTCGCCGACCGGCTGGGCAGCGGCGGCTGGGAGGACCCGGACGCACAGTCCACGTACGCGACGAAGGCGCTGGAGCGCGAGTTCCCCGCCTCCCAGCCCAATCTGCTGCTGCTCGTCGACTCGGGCACGGCCTCGGTGGACGACCCGGCGGTCCGGGCCGAGGCCGCCCGGCTGACCGCGCGGCTCACCGCCGAGAAGGGGATCGTGGGCGTCGGCTCCTATTGGGACAGCCGGTCCCCGGCCCTGCGCGCGAAGGACGGTCACGAGGCGCTGATCGCGGCGCGCATCACGGGCGACGAGAAGACCATGGGCGAGACCCTCGACCGTGTCGCCCCCTCCTTCCGGGGCGAGCGGGGGCCGGTGCGGGTCAGGATCGGCGGCATCGTCGCCGTGCGGCACGAGATGCAGACGACCATCCAGGAGGACCTGACCCGCGCGGAGATGATCGCCCTGCCGATCACCCTGGTGCTGCTGGTGATGGTCTTCGGCAGCGCGATCGCCGCCCTGCTGCCGCTCGGCATCGGCATCGTCGCGATCCTCGGGACCAACGCGATCCTCAGCGGTCTGACCGCCTTCACCGACGTCTCCGTCTTCGCGATGAACCTCACCACGGCGCTCGGGCTCGGCCTCGCCATCGACTACGCCCTGTTCATCGTCCGCCGCTTCCGCGAGGAACTCTCCACCGGCGCCGCCCCGCTCACCGCGATCGGCACCACGCTGCGCACGGCCGGCCGCACGGTCCTGTTCTCCGCGCTCACGGTC
It includes:
- a CDS encoding citrate synthase; translated protein: MSDNSVVLRYGDGEYTYPVIDSTVGDKGFDIGKLRAQTGLVTLDSGYGNTAAYKSAITYLDGEQGILRYRGYPIEQLAERSTFLEVAYLLINGELPTVDELSVFKNDITQHTLLHEDVKNFYKGFPRDAHPMAMLSSVVSALSTFYQDSHNPFDEKQRNLSTIRLLAKLPTIAAYAYKKSIGHPFVYPRNDLGYVENFLRMTFSVPAQEYELDPVVVSALDKLLILHADHEQNCSTSTVRLVGSSQANMFASISAGINALWGPLHGGANQSVLEMLEGIQAGGGDVDSFISKVKNKEDGVRLMGFGHRVYKSFDPRAKIIKAAAHDVLSALGKSDELLDIALKLEEHALSDDYFVSRNLYPNVDFYTGLIYRAMGFPTEMFTVLFALGRLPGWIAQWHEMIKEPGSRIGRPRQIYTGVVERDFVPVEER
- a CDS encoding heavy-metal-associated domain-containing protein, producing MTAQTDTAGSVTTVYQVTGMSCGHCEGAVSGEISELPGVTSVKAVAATGEVTVVSATDLDDEAVRAAVDEAGFELAGRA
- a CDS encoding heavy metal translocating P-type ATPase, which encodes MTSSTATEAPIAAPTTEVELLIGGMTCASCASRVERKLNRMDGVTATVNYATEKAKVSYPPGTEVADLIATVVKTGYTAEEPVRAEPEPADDGEDPELSALRHRLLVSVLLSAPVVLLAMVPSLQFDFWQWLSLTLAAPVVVWGAWPIHRAAWTNLRHGTATMDTLVSVGTLAAFGWSLWALFLGDAGMPGMRHPFELTVSRTDGASAIYLEVAAGVTAFILLGRYLEARSKRQAGAALRALMELGAKDVSVLRDGRETRIPADRLAVGDRFVVRPGEKIATDGTVVEGVSAVDASMLTGESVPVDVGPGGLVTGATVNAGGRLVVEATRVGADTRLARMARLVEDAQNGKAEVQRLTDRIAGVFVPVVLVIATATFGGWLGATGDTVAAFTAAVAVLIIACPCALGLATPTALLVGTGRGAQLGILIKGPEVLESTRRVDTVVLDKTGTVTTGRMTLQDVHVADGTDETELLRLAGALEHASEHPVARAVAAGAEERTGEPPLAAEHFENVPGRGVRGRVEGREVAVGRLFEDLPRELARAKDEAERGGRTAVVVGWDGQARGILVVADAIKETSAEAVRELRALGLTPVLLTGDNRAVAEAVAEAVGIDEVIAEVLPEDKVDVVRRLQGEGRVVAMVGDGVNDAAALATADLGLAMGTGTDAAIEASDLTLVRGDLRVAADAIRLSRRTLATIKGNLVWAFGYNVAALPLAAAGLLNPMIAGATMAFSSVFVVTNSLRLRTFD
- a CDS encoding PrsW family intramembrane metalloprotease; protein product: MTHSPPPGAPRARIPGPQQPPPSSPRIRPGLWKRCLGGGLLLWALTALVTYATADTTLLPTLILLGSFLVPVSFVLWAYERHGRNLGVGLILGCFLTGGTLGVLGASAMESHLLHPSLWMFVGVGLIEEAAKLGALMFVLRRQTRLRGLRAGVVLGAAVGFGFAALESAGYAFDAAVSTVGVDLGALLETEILRGVLAPLGHGLWTAVAGGVLLEYRRPNGRFPFAAPVVGTYAGVALLHALWDSTHGIAIWLVARMTAGGLDRRLFAEGYLPRPTTEQQHLFTLFSVGGTALVALFGVAWVRSLARQDPSWRNTP
- a CDS encoding TetR/AcrR family transcriptional regulator, translated to MPENQAKEQPRRRQARGERRIAQLLEAAATVFTTTGYTAASTNAIAREAGVSPGTLYQFFPNKEAIAIELGDRLMHQMREAYGEALAPVDPATPLEEAVGAAVDRFIAFNCDHPVFFALMHGPDIPGLISEEHDALHATLLARIEGLLASLLPDAPPADLTRTAHMCLGLYKAGLELVLGHEGAEREAYVQELKSVLIRYLQPLVGDRLGRTPATTPTS
- the recD2 gene encoding SF1B family DNA helicase RecD2; the encoded protein is MTDQAGASPAGERRLATLEGVLERITYANEENGYTVARVDTGRGAGDLLTVVGALLGAQVGESLRMEGRWGSHPQYGKQFTVENYTTVLPATVQGIRRYLGSGLVKGIGPVFADRITQHFGVDTLTVIEEEPKRLIEVPGLGPKRTKKIADAWEEQKAIKEVMLFLQTVEVSTSIAVRIYKKYGDASISVVKNQPYRLAADVWGIGFLTADKIAQSVGIPHDSPERVKAGLQYALSQSADQGHCYLPEERLIADAVKLLQVDTGLVIECLAELALPDEDTGESGVVREKVPGEHGEEVTAVYLVPFHRAELSLSAQVLRLLRTEEDRMPGFHEVAWEKALGWLKGRTGADLAPEQEAAVRLALTEKVAVLTGGPGCGKSFTVRSIVELARAKKAKVVLAAPTGRAAKRLAELTGAEASTVHRLLELKPGGDAAYDRDRPLDADLVVVDEASMLDLLLANKLVKAVPPGAHLLFVGDVDQLPSVGAGEVLRDLLADDSPVPAVRLTRVFRQAQQSGVVTNAHRINAGQHPVTDGMKDFFLFVEDDTEEAGRLTVDVAARRIPAKFGLDPRRDVQVLAPMHRGPAGAGTLNGLLQQAITPGRPDLAEKRFGGRVFRVGDKVTQIRNNYEKGKNGVFNGTVGVVTSLDPVDQRLTVLTDEDEEVPYEFDELDELAHAYAVTIHRSQGSEYPAVVIPVTTGAWMMLQRNLLYTAVTRAKRLVVLVGSRKAIGQAVRTVSAGRRCTALDFRLAGR